In the genome of Caldisphaera lagunensis DSM 15908, the window ATTTTATTTTAGACTTTTTTGTTGTATACAAACTCAAATTTCCCTATTTTATATCTAACATTTTTATAACGTTATATCCTCTAAAACTCTTTTATATAACTATATAGAGTTCTTTCATTTACTCTTAATTCATTTATTCTCAACCATAATCCTAAACTTCTTTCATTTCCCATAGAATTAATATATATTAGAACAAATTATTGCATATATCATGGCGAGAGACTTGAGAGAGCTTAGATATAATCCAATAACTGGCCAATGGATTATGGTATCTTCTGTAAGGAGGGAAAGGAGATGGAGACCAACGAATTACTGTCCATTTTGTCCCGGAGCAGAAGAAACTGGATATGGATGGGATACGTTAGTTTTACTAAATAAATTTGCAGTCCTAAGCTTTGAATCTGAAGATGTAAAGAGCAAAGGATTCTATAGAAAAACAAAAGCTAATGGGGAATGTGGGGTTATTATAGAAACACCTATTCATGATATTAAAGATTTGGATGAATTTTCAATAGAGCAATTGGTTAAAGTCATTAAGCAATGGATAAATATAACAGAAAAATATATCAAAGATAAGAGAATAATATATTTAATGATATTCAGAAATAAAGGTGAAGAAATAGGGGTTAGTTTAACACATCCTCACGGGCAATATTATGCTATGCCTTTTATTCCGCTAAGGATAAGAAACATGATACAAAATTCCAGAAATTACTTTAAAAGATATAATGAATGTATATTTTGCAAGATTATAAAAGAGGAAGCAAGAGAAAAGGTTAGAGTAATTTATGAAAATCAAAACTTTATAACTTTTTTACCATATTATGCAAGTTGGCCGTTTGAATTGCACATATATCCAAAAAATCATTTACAATATATAACTCAATTAAATGAAGACCAAATTATTGATTTTGCTGATGCATTAAAATTGTCCTTAAGTGTTTTAAACAACTTATTTAACAGAGAAATGCCATATTCGTTTGCTTTAATACAAGCACCTTTGAGGGGAAATTATCATGATATATTCCATATGCATTTAGAAATATACCCGATACTTAGAGATAAGGATAAAATAAAATATGCAGCGGGAATAGAAATGAGCACTTGGGATTTCACATATGATGGAGTACCTGAAGAAAATGCAAAAATGCTTAAGGAAACATGCAAAAAAATTAATAAACCATATAAAGGCAAATGTGTAGATTGAGGTGAAAAAATGCCAAAGGTATTTTCTCCTGGAAGAGTAAATATAATAGGAGAGCATACAGATTATTCTTTTGGATATGTTATGCCTATGGCAATAAATTTGGGGAATTATTTTGAATATATTCCTTATAATAAAATTAAAATTCGTTCTGATGCATATAATGAAGAAATAGAATTAGATTTAAGTGAAGTTAATAAAAAACAAAACAAATGGATTGATTATGTATTAGGTATATACAATGCGCTTTATAAAATTAACCTAAAACCTGGAGGTATTAATGGAAGAATATATGGTAACTTACCTATAAGCTCTGGGTTAAGCTCTAGTGCAAGTATTGAATTGGCAATAATTACTGCGTTAAACTATACATACAAATTAAACCTAGATAAAATCCAAATGGCTTTGATAGGAAAAAAGGCAGAAAATGAATTTGTTGGCGTTCCTTCTGGGATACTAGATCAATTTGCAATAGAATTCGGGAAAAGAGGTTATACAATTTTTTTGGATACAGAAAATTTATTCTATGAATACATACCATTTCCAATGGATATATCAATAATAGTTTATAATACTGGTGTAAAGAGAGAACTTGCAAAAACTGAATATACAGAAAGGAAGAGAATTGTTGAAGAAAGCTTAAAATATCTTAATAAAAAATCATCTAAGGAAATAACAGAAAAAGAATTAGAGAAATTAAACAGCTTATATAAGAAAAGGATGGGATATATAATAAGAGAAAATAGAAGAGTATTAATTGCAAGAGATGCCCTGAAAGAAAATAATCTTGATTTGCTAGGAAAAATTCTTGTAGAATCACACAAAGATATAGCTGAAAACTATGAAGTTAGCAGTAAAGAGCTTGACTTTATAGTAAATAGGGCAGTAAAATATGGTGCTCTTGGTGCTAGATTAACTGGAGCAGGATTTGGGGGGTCTGCAATAATATTGGCATATAAAGATAAGGCTGAAATTATTGCTAATAATATACATAGTGAATATATCAGGGAATTCAAATATAATTCTTTCTATAACATAGTTGAAAGCAACGATGGATCTATGGTTGTAGAAAAATAAAGCAATATTAATTGATGCATAATATTTCAAATTTTTAATATTTATAAATAATATTAATTTATTATTTAATTATCTTTTTATTAAAGTCTTTAAACCGTAATTTATATGTATATATTGAAATATTAGGGGGAAATAATTAATGGCAAAAGTTATCCTAAAGGAGCTCACGAAGATTTTTAAGAAAGGAAAAGCATTAATATATGCTGCAAACAAGGTTTCTCTAGAGGTAAATGATGGAGAGTCTTTTGGTATACTAGGCCCTAGCGGAGGAGGAAAAACTACACTTCTAAGGCTTATCGCTGGGTTAGAGGTACCTACAGATGGATACATATATTTTGACAATGTAATGGTTTCTGCACCTAATAAAGTTATAATAGATCCAGCTGATAGAGGAATAGCAATGGTTTTCCAGAACTGGGCCCTCTATCCAAACATGACAATTTTTGATAATATAGCATTTCCCCTAAGAAATCAAAAAGTACCTAAAGCAGAAATAAGTAAAAAAGTAAATGAAGTTGCAGAGATCTTAAATATAAAGAATGTATTAGACCATTATCCAAGAGAAGTTTCTGGAGGTCAAATGCAAAGAGCTGCTTTAGCAAGGGCTTTAGTAAAAAATCCTAAATTATTACTCCTAGACGAGCCTTTCAGTAACCTAGATGCACAAATAAGAGATAGTGCAAGGGCTTTAGTAAAAAAGATCCAGAAAGAATTAAAGCTAACAACTATAATTGTTTCTCATGATCCAGCAGATATATTCTCTATTGCTGAACAAGTAGGAGTAATTTTTAATGGCATTTTGGTTCAAAAGGGGAATGCTTCTGAAATCTATGATAACCCAGTAAATGTAACAGTTTCACGTTTATTAGGTGATATAAACATTATTAAAGCAGAAATAAATAATAACGCAATTAATCTAGGAAATATTATAATTCCAATAAACAATAGAAAAATAGAAAAACAAGTTGTATATATAGGAATTAGACCTGAGGATATTAGAATATCAGATTCTAATGAGATTCCTGAGTTTGTAAATGTAGGTAAAGTTAAGGTTAAAGTTACAAGCTATGTGGCAGGTATATTTAAGGCCGTTGTTAGTCCAATTAATGATGAATCTATTGAGTTTGACGTAAACACGGAAAGACATATAAAGGCGGGAACTGAGATGAATTTGTTTGTTAGAACAAACAAAATAAAGATATTTGATGAAAAAGGAAATAAGATCTAATCGTATAAAATTTTTAAATAAAATTTTAAAAATTATTATACCCTAAAACAAGCTTTGAGGGAAAATTTTTGAGACATAATAGGTAATTCTAGCATAAATAGAACATCGATAATAAAACGATTATTTTTTTTCAGAGGCAAGGATAAAGAGAAATAAAATAGAATTGGTATTTTAAATAATGAAGTCTTGCTATTAATGGGAGATTAGTAAAGTATTTTTCTTTATTTCTCGTTTGGGAACAGATATTATGAGTAATGCAAGAATTAGGGTTAAAATTCCTATAACAATTCCTCATAAACACATCCATACTAGCCTTATTATATAGATTATGAAAATGGATCGAGATCTGTTCTATCATGGAAAGAAAATAAAATAAAGAGGATCTTGTTGAGAAATTTCATGGAGAATAGTATGAAAAACTAAAGGAAATATGTTTAAAGCCTTAACAGAAGATTGCTACAAAAATATATACTATTTTCGAATATAAGGATTGGTTAAAAATCCTAATCTTGATAGATTCCCCCTTGTAAAAACTGTTATATTACTAGATGATAAATATCTCATAATATAAAATTTACTTTAAAGATAAAAATTATCGATAAAATATGTGAAGGAATTATAAATTAGTGTTATCCTATAAATATTGATTTTTATAAGGAATTGGGAAACGAAGGAAGATTGACAGTAACTCGATTTTATCTAAGAAGCTAATAATATACCAAGCTAGTATAATAAAAAATTTGAATAATATTGCTCATAAAAACTGTGATT includes:
- a CDS encoding galactokinase; this encodes MPKVFSPGRVNIIGEHTDYSFGYVMPMAINLGNYFEYIPYNKIKIRSDAYNEEIELDLSEVNKKQNKWIDYVLGIYNALYKINLKPGGINGRIYGNLPISSGLSSSASIELAIITALNYTYKLNLDKIQMALIGKKAENEFVGVPSGILDQFAIEFGKRGYTIFLDTENLFYEYIPFPMDISIIVYNTGVKRELAKTEYTERKRIVEESLKYLNKKSSKEITEKELEKLNSLYKKRMGYIIRENRRVLIARDALKENNLDLLGKILVESHKDIAENYEVSSKELDFIVNRAVKYGALGARLTGAGFGGSAIILAYKDKAEIIANNIHSEYIREFKYNSFYNIVESNDGSMVVEK
- the glcV gene encoding glucose ABC transporter ATP-binding protein GlcV codes for the protein MAKVILKELTKIFKKGKALIYAANKVSLEVNDGESFGILGPSGGGKTTLLRLIAGLEVPTDGYIYFDNVMVSAPNKVIIDPADRGIAMVFQNWALYPNMTIFDNIAFPLRNQKVPKAEISKKVNEVAEILNIKNVLDHYPREVSGGQMQRAALARALVKNPKLLLLDEPFSNLDAQIRDSARALVKKIQKELKLTTIIVSHDPADIFSIAEQVGVIFNGILVQKGNASEIYDNPVNVTVSRLLGDINIIKAEINNNAINLGNIIIPINNRKIEKQVVYIGIRPEDIRISDSNEIPEFVNVGKVKVKVTSYVAGIFKAVVSPINDESIEFDVNTERHIKAGTEMNLFVRTNKIKIFDEKGNKI
- the galT gene encoding galactose-1-phosphate uridylyltransferase, with the protein product MRELRYNPITGQWIMVSSVRRERRWRPTNYCPFCPGAEETGYGWDTLVLLNKFAVLSFESEDVKSKGFYRKTKANGECGVIIETPIHDIKDLDEFSIEQLVKVIKQWINITEKYIKDKRIIYLMIFRNKGEEIGVSLTHPHGQYYAMPFIPLRIRNMIQNSRNYFKRYNECIFCKIIKEEAREKVRVIYENQNFITFLPYYASWPFELHIYPKNHLQYITQLNEDQIIDFADALKLSLSVLNNLFNREMPYSFALIQAPLRGNYHDIFHMHLEIYPILRDKDKIKYAAGIEMSTWDFTYDGVPEENAKMLKETCKKINKPYKGKCVD